From a single Loigolactobacillus coryniformis subsp. coryniformis KCTC 3167 = DSM 20001 genomic region:
- a CDS encoding FAD-dependent oxidoreductase: MKVIVIGGVAGGPSFATRLRRLNEQTEILLIERGDYISYASCALPYYLGDVITDMDSLIERTPEILKQKNNIDVLVRHEVTKITPASKTVTVKNLTTGVTFQESYDVLVLAIGSRASLPPIKGIETVANGCVLRNVTDALTIKSFIEQQQPQTATVVGAGPAGLEIAENLCQRGITVTVIDQLPQVAFPYDPELAELIATQLTQKGIKLILQQTIAEISAGGKTLHLADGTKLATDMLIFATGVQPNSELAAAAGIDLAADQHIVVDERLATNLPDIYAIGDVIETTSYITGLSTPSMLSSAANRQGHLLADIINGADWTYRGFIGTGIAKIFDLTASFVGYTEHMLKAAGITDYKTILITPFDHAHFYPGAKRLNLKLIFAAKTGKILGAQAVGERGVAQRIGELSTAITGKLSVYDLPDLELPYSPPYSTTRDPINTAGYVAINQLERKALTIKAAAISATELATAFFLDIREADKPSVGTISATKNIPLSQLRDRLDEIPTDRPVYITFRKGLNPYNAARILAGNGIKAILIEE; encoded by the coding sequence ATGAAAGTAATTGTGATCGGTGGCGTAGCAGGTGGGCCTTCATTTGCGACCCGCTTGCGCCGGCTGAATGAACAGACTGAAATTCTTTTGATCGAACGTGGCGACTATATTTCTTATGCGAGCTGTGCATTACCCTATTATTTAGGCGATGTGATCACGGATATGGATTCGTTGATCGAGCGAACGCCGGAGATCTTGAAGCAAAAAAACAACATTGATGTATTGGTACGACATGAAGTCACTAAAATTACTCCCGCTAGCAAAACCGTTACGGTCAAAAATTTGACGACCGGCGTAACTTTTCAGGAAAGTTATGATGTATTGGTACTTGCAATCGGCAGTCGGGCAAGTTTACCGCCGATCAAAGGCATCGAAACGGTGGCTAATGGTTGCGTTTTGCGCAATGTGACTGATGCGCTCACAATCAAGTCATTTATTGAACAGCAACAGCCACAAACGGCTACCGTTGTCGGTGCTGGTCCAGCAGGCTTGGAAATTGCGGAAAACCTGTGCCAGCGGGGGATAACGGTCACGGTGATCGATCAACTGCCGCAGGTAGCCTTTCCCTATGATCCTGAATTAGCTGAATTGATCGCAACACAGCTTACACAAAAGGGAATCAAATTAATTTTGCAGCAAACGATTGCTGAAATAAGTGCTGGTGGTAAAACACTGCATTTAGCGGACGGGACAAAGTTGGCAACCGACATGCTGATCTTTGCCACCGGGGTGCAGCCTAATAGTGAACTAGCAGCCGCTGCTGGTATTGACCTGGCGGCGGATCAGCATATCGTGGTGGATGAACGCTTAGCAACCAATCTCCCCGATATTTACGCAATCGGTGATGTGATCGAAACAACTAGTTATATTACCGGACTGTCAACACCAAGCATGTTATCCAGTGCAGCCAATCGCCAAGGCCATTTGCTTGCCGATATCATCAATGGGGCAGATTGGACTTATCGTGGCTTTATTGGGACTGGGATCGCTAAAATCTTTGATCTGACGGCTAGTTTTGTCGGTTACACCGAGCATATGCTTAAAGCGGCTGGTATCACGGATTATAAAACGATTTTGATCACGCCGTTTGATCATGCTCACTTTTATCCAGGTGCTAAACGACTGAATTTAAAGTTGATATTTGCAGCTAAAACAGGCAAAATTTTAGGCGCACAAGCCGTCGGTGAACGCGGCGTCGCTCAGCGGATCGGCGAGCTATCAACGGCGATCACCGGTAAATTATCAGTGTACGATCTGCCGGATCTCGAGTTACCGTACTCACCGCCATATTCAACGACCCGCGATCCCATCAATACAGCGGGTTATGTGGCGATCAATCAATTGGAACGTAAAGCTCTGACCATCAAAGCTGCAGCAATATCGGCTACTGAATTGGCGACAGCATTTTTCTTAGATATTCGTGAGGCTGACAAGCCGTCGGTCGGCACGATCAGCGCCACTAAAAATATTCCGTTAAGCCAATTGCGTGATCGGCTAGATGAAATTCCGACTGATCGACCAGTTTATATCACCTTCCGCAAAGGCCTCAACCCGTATAATGCGGCACGGATTTTGGCGGGAAATGGGATTAAGGCAATTTTGATTGAGGAATAA
- a CDS encoding IS30 family transposase has translation MTQSKDTIKKSYKQLSSEERGQIQSLYEDHYSIRAIAKRLARDPSTISREIKRGTVTQMSSYGVYTQRYFADSGQIQYEQRRLNCHRKSLLEHNPEFFNQLTTALKAKFRVHSVDSFVGAYKRHHPAEYCPATPTVYRYIDRGLLAVANIDLPQQVKRHQKHRTGRVRQNKKILGTSIEQRPVAANDRSEFGHWEGDLVKGKRTSDQPALLTLTERMTRYEVVIRIPNYQAETCKAAVQQFVNKLDAEVVKSLTFDNGAEFSALSEVTGTNLYFAHPYTPSERGSNEQLNGLLREFIPKGQSITHFSDDHIKQATAALNQRPRKLFGYKSANEFMAEQLLA, from the coding sequence ATGACCCAATCTAAAGATACCATCAAAAAATCTTATAAGCAACTATCAAGTGAGGAGCGTGGCCAAATCCAGAGTCTTTATGAAGATCATTATTCGATCAGGGCGATTGCTAAAAGATTAGCCCGCGATCCCAGCACGATCAGCCGTGAAATCAAGCGCGGCACCGTGACGCAAATGTCCAGTTATGGCGTTTATACCCAGCGTTATTTTGCCGATAGCGGTCAAATTCAATACGAACAACGCCGTTTAAATTGCCATCGCAAAAGTCTACTCGAACATAATCCGGAATTCTTTAACCAATTGACCACTGCGCTTAAAGCTAAGTTCCGGGTGCACAGTGTAGATAGCTTTGTCGGTGCTTATAAACGTCACCATCCAGCTGAATATTGCCCCGCAACACCCACTGTTTATCGTTACATTGATCGTGGGTTACTAGCTGTCGCCAATATCGATTTACCACAACAGGTCAAACGTCACCAAAAGCACCGTACGGGTCGTGTACGCCAAAATAAAAAGATCTTGGGGACTTCAATTGAACAGCGACCAGTAGCGGCTAATGATCGTTCTGAATTTGGTCATTGGGAAGGTGATTTAGTCAAAGGCAAGCGAACCAGCGATCAACCGGCACTGCTCACCCTAACTGAACGAATGACGCGCTACGAAGTCGTGATCAGAATCCCCAACTATCAGGCTGAAACCTGTAAGGCTGCAGTTCAACAGTTTGTGAATAAACTTGATGCTGAGGTGGTTAAGTCACTCACTTTTGATAATGGTGCAGAATTTTCTGCGCTGAGTGAGGTCACTGGGACCAACCTATATTTTGCTCATCCTTATACGCCGTCAGAACGGGGCAGTAACGAACAGCTTAATGGGCTACTAAGAGAATTTATCCCTAAAGGTCAATCAATTACCCATTTCAGTGATGATCATATTAAGCAAGCGACCGCGGCACTTAACCAACGGCCACGTAAACTATTTGGTTATAAATCAGCCAATGAATTCATGGCTGAGCAGCTACTCGCATGA
- a CDS encoding NADH-dependent flavin oxidoreductase encodes MSSFDQALTLPSGVTLKNRLMMSPMTTRQSFFNGTITQNEINYYAERAAGLGAVITGAANIEAGGKGWPGELSIADDKKLPELAQLASAIQAKGAKAIIQIFHGGRMTNAATLSGVQPVSASAIAAERPDAETPRAMTTAEIHATITVFGEATRRAIQAGFNGVELHGANTYLIQQFFSPHSNRRTDKYGGDREQRYTFIAELLDSVFNAVKKYATKPFIVGYRFSPEEFETPGIRFADILWLLTKLRETKLDYLHLSLNSYDRVARGNDYQDKSLLAYVHEAIQGKIPLVGVGGVRTRADVASVLNDAELVAVGQQLLFDPTWPLKLASNNDDAMFSGNFADAMAYTPFETPLYEFLAERYH; translated from the coding sequence ATGAGTTCTTTTGATCAAGCTTTAACTTTACCTTCTGGGGTCACGCTAAAAAATCGGTTAATGATGTCACCGATGACGACGCGCCAGAGTTTCTTTAATGGAACGATTACGCAAAATGAGATCAACTATTATGCTGAACGTGCTGCCGGCTTAGGTGCTGTAATCACCGGTGCGGCTAACATTGAAGCTGGCGGCAAGGGTTGGCCTGGTGAGTTAAGTATTGCTGACGATAAAAAATTGCCTGAATTAGCGCAATTGGCTAGCGCGATTCAAGCCAAAGGTGCTAAAGCTATCATACAAATTTTTCATGGTGGCCGGATGACGAACGCAGCGACTTTATCTGGTGTTCAACCAGTTTCGGCAAGTGCAATTGCTGCAGAACGGCCAGATGCAGAAACACCACGGGCAATGACAACAGCTGAGATTCACGCGACGATCACTGTTTTCGGTGAGGCCACGCGGCGGGCGATTCAAGCGGGTTTCAATGGCGTTGAATTACACGGTGCGAATACTTATTTGATTCAACAGTTCTTCTCTCCACATTCTAACCGTCGGACTGACAAATATGGTGGTGATCGTGAACAGCGCTATACATTTATCGCCGAACTTTTAGATTCTGTTTTTAATGCAGTCAAGAAGTATGCAACCAAACCATTTATTGTTGGTTATCGTTTCTCACCTGAAGAATTCGAAACGCCAGGGATTCGTTTTGCTGACATATTGTGGCTATTGACGAAATTACGGGAAACTAAATTAGATTACCTACATTTGTCATTGAATAGCTACGACCGCGTAGCGCGTGGTAACGATTATCAAGACAAATCGCTATTAGCTTACGTTCATGAAGCAATTCAAGGTAAAATCCCATTAGTTGGCGTCGGTGGTGTCCGCACCCGCGCTGATGTTGCTAGTGTGTTAAATGACGCTGAATTAGTCGCTGTGGGGCAACAATTATTGTTTGATCCAACGTGGCCATTGAAGTTAGCTTCAAATAACGACGACGCCATGTTCAGTGGAAATTTTGCTGACGCAATGGCTTACACCCCATTTGAAACACCACTTTATGAATTTTTAGCTGAACGTTATCATTAA
- a CDS encoding IS3 family transposase, producing the protein MSRKATYLDSAAMESFFHIMKAEVMDEDFDTKESLIQAMTEWINFYNHRRIKIKLNGQSPVKYRKLAVQQAV; encoded by the coding sequence ATGTCTCGTAAGGCAACTTACCTTGATAGTGCAGCCATGGAATCATTCTTCCATATCATGAAAGCTGAAGTTATGGACGAAGATTTTGATACTAAAGAATCTTTGATTCAAGCAATGACAGAGTGGATTAATTTTTACAATCATCGTCGCATTAAGATAAAATTAAACGGCCAGTCTCCAGTAAAATACCGAAAACTAGCCGTTCAACAAGCAGTTTAA